From a region of the Stenotrophomonas sp. BIO128-Bstrain genome:
- a CDS encoding glyoxalase/bleomycin resistance/dioxygenase family protein — translation MRIHQIDLPVSDVAATVAYFRDELQLPVEGSAVRIGWSTLQLQPAGSNPVGGVHLAFNVPANRFEAATDWLKARATLQRDLKGHDHFTFDGRWDSESIYFTGPDGLILELIARRRLPAGECEGGFHGSEMTCISEVGLPAEHVGEVQANAQNAFGLEPLSQPTPHFAPLGDDEGLLIVVDATRRWFPEQKVLPNARGIRVVLHDVVPGAVVEDAALGWHLRSA, via the coding sequence ATGCGCATCCATCAGATCGATCTCCCTGTGTCCGATGTCGCCGCCACCGTGGCGTACTTCCGCGATGAACTTCAGCTGCCGGTCGAGGGCTCGGCCGTGCGCATCGGCTGGAGCACCCTGCAGCTGCAACCCGCAGGATCGAACCCGGTCGGCGGTGTGCATCTGGCGTTCAACGTGCCCGCCAATCGCTTCGAGGCGGCCACCGACTGGCTCAAAGCACGCGCCACCCTGCAGCGCGATCTGAAAGGCCATGACCACTTCACCTTCGATGGCCGCTGGGATTCCGAATCGATCTATTTCACCGGGCCGGACGGCCTGATCCTGGAGTTGATCGCGCGGCGACGCTTGCCTGCGGGCGAGTGCGAAGGCGGGTTCCACGGCAGCGAGATGACCTGCATCAGCGAGGTCGGCCTGCCCGCTGAACACGTCGGTGAAGTGCAGGCAAACGCACAGAACGCCTTCGGGCTGGAGCCTCTGTCACAGCCCACGCCGCACTTCGCACCACTGGGCGATGACGAAGGCCTGTTGATCGTGGTCGATGCCACCCGCCGCTGGTTCCCCGAGCAGAAGGTGCTGCCGAATGCGCGCGGAATCCGCGTGGTGCTGCATGACGTGGTACCGGGTGCGGTGGTCGAAGACGCAGCACTGGGCTGGCACCTGCGCTCGGCCTGA
- a CDS encoding TIGR00366 family protein, with product MNTSTVVQDGWMARAALRSAAWAEKWFPDAYVFAVLGVVIVAAAAMGFGATPQATATAFGEGFWSLIPFTMQMAFVVIGGYAVATAPIVARFIDLLARVPKTGRGAVVYVGLISMLASLLSWGFSLVFGGLLVRALARREALHMDYRAAGASAYLGLGAVWAMGLSSSAAQLQANPASMPPGLVEITGVLPFTETIFLWQSIALTAALILVSLLIAWLTAPGAASARTAKDFEGAARAEAEPLPPRTRPGEWLEYSPLLTVLLSLLAFGWLFGEFASKPVVTAIANLNTYNFLFISLGLLLHWRPRSFLNAVAKAVPSTTGVLIQFPLYGGIAMILTHATGSGDETLAHRLSTLFVHIATTDTFALVMGVYSAVLGFFVPSGGGKWIIEAPYVMQAANELKAHLGWAVQVYNAAEALPNLINPFWMLPLLGVLGLKARDIVGFTFIQLLVHIPLVLGLLWLLGMTLTYVPPVMP from the coding sequence ATGAACACGTCGACGGTGGTGCAGGACGGCTGGATGGCGCGCGCGGCACTGCGCTCGGCCGCCTGGGCGGAAAAGTGGTTCCCTGATGCGTACGTGTTCGCGGTGCTCGGCGTGGTCATCGTCGCCGCCGCCGCGATGGGCTTCGGCGCCACCCCGCAGGCCACCGCCACGGCATTCGGCGAGGGCTTCTGGAGCCTGATCCCCTTCACCATGCAGATGGCCTTCGTGGTCATCGGCGGCTATGCCGTCGCCACCGCGCCGATCGTCGCGCGTTTCATCGATCTGCTGGCCCGCGTCCCCAAGACCGGCCGTGGCGCGGTGGTCTACGTCGGTCTGATCAGCATGCTCGCCTCGCTGCTCAGCTGGGGCTTTTCGCTGGTGTTCGGCGGCCTGCTGGTCCGCGCGCTGGCCCGCCGCGAAGCACTCCACATGGACTACCGCGCCGCCGGCGCCTCGGCGTATCTCGGCCTCGGCGCGGTCTGGGCGATGGGCCTGAGCTCCTCGGCCGCGCAGTTGCAGGCCAACCCGGCCAGCATGCCGCCCGGCCTGGTCGAGATCACCGGCGTGCTGCCCTTCACCGAAACCATCTTCCTGTGGCAGTCGATCGCGCTGACCGCCGCGCTGATCCTGGTCTCGCTGCTGATTGCCTGGCTGACCGCCCCCGGCGCCGCCTCCGCGCGCACCGCCAAGGACTTCGAAGGCGCCGCCCGCGCCGAAGCCGAGCCGCTGCCGCCGCGCACCCGCCCCGGCGAGTGGCTGGAGTACAGCCCGCTGCTCACCGTGCTGCTCTCGCTGCTCGCGTTCGGCTGGCTGTTCGGCGAGTTCGCCAGCAAGCCGGTGGTGACCGCCATCGCCAACCTCAACACCTACAACTTCCTGTTCATCTCGCTCGGCCTGCTGCTGCACTGGCGCCCGCGCAGCTTCCTCAACGCCGTGGCCAAGGCTGTCCCCAGCACCACCGGCGTGCTGATCCAGTTCCCGCTGTATGGCGGCATCGCGATGATCCTCACCCACGCCACCGGCAGTGGCGATGAGACCCTCGCCCATCGTCTCTCCACCCTGTTCGTGCATATCGCCACCACCGACACCTTCGCGCTGGTGATGGGCGTGTACTCGGCCGTGCTCGGCTTCTTCGTGCCCTCCGGTGGCGGCAAGTGGATCATCGAAGCGCCGTACGTGATGCAGGCGGCCAACGAACTGAAGGCCCATCTGGGGTGGGCAGTACAGGTCTACAACGCGGCCGAGGCGCTGCCGAACCTGATCAACCCGTTCTGGATGCTGCCGCTGCTGGGCGTGCTCGGCCTGAAGGCGCGCGACATCGTCGGCTTCACCTTCATCCAGCTGCTGGTGCACATCCCGCTGGTGCTCGGCCTGCTGTGGCTGCTCGGCATGACGCTGACCTACGTGCCGCCGGTGATGCCGTGA
- a CDS encoding RIO1 family regulatory kinase/ATPase, translating to MNTIVASCVDDTAPAELLKRGERLLEPDVYRTCLNGQPAVVKDYTRYRGTPLSPIARLLVRREARILQRLSGWKHAPALLGTIGGLALGMEFIPGQTLSAAQSVGIEVFEQLQYALTRLHAAGITHNDLHGTNVMVSGGVPVLVDFTSAWRSPRWLPVHPVSRQLRRSDMKNLLKMRQRLTGERPSASEAAQVADPRWVAGVRVAWKRFYRWFKGHA from the coding sequence ATGAACACAATCGTTGCCTCGTGTGTCGATGACACCGCCCCCGCCGAGCTGCTCAAGCGCGGCGAACGCCTCCTGGAACCCGACGTCTACCGGACCTGCCTCAACGGGCAGCCGGCCGTGGTCAAGGATTACACCCGTTACCGCGGCACCCCGCTGTCGCCGATCGCGCGCCTGCTGGTCCGCCGCGAAGCGCGCATCCTGCAGCGCCTGAGCGGCTGGAAGCACGCCCCTGCCCTGCTCGGCACCATCGGCGGCCTCGCGCTGGGCATGGAGTTCATTCCCGGCCAGACCCTCAGCGCGGCCCAGTCGGTCGGCATCGAGGTCTTCGAGCAGCTGCAGTACGCGCTCACCCGCCTGCATGCCGCCGGCATCACCCACAACGATCTGCATGGCACCAACGTGATGGTCAGCGGGGGCGTGCCGGTGCTGGTGGATTTCACCTCGGCCTGGCGCAGCCCGCGCTGGCTGCCGGTGCACCCGGTCTCGCGCCAGTTGCGCCGCAGCGACATGAAGAATCTGCTGAAGATGCGCCAGCGCCTGACCGGCGAGCGCCCCAGCGCCTCCGAGGCGGCCCAGGTGGCCGACCCGCGCTGGGTGGCCGGCGTACGCGTGGCCTGGAAGCGCTTCTACCGCTGGTTCAAGGGCCACGCCTGA
- a CDS encoding P-II family nitrogen regulator has protein sequence MKMVMAVVKPFKLDDVREALAERGVTGITVTEVKGFGRQKGHTELYRGAEYVVDFLPKVKIEVAVTDSQVEEVVEAIVKAAGTGKIGDGKVFVYDLGSVVRIRTGELDADAL, from the coding sequence ATGAAGATGGTCATGGCGGTGGTCAAACCGTTCAAGCTCGACGACGTGCGCGAAGCGCTGGCCGAGCGCGGCGTCACCGGGATCACGGTCACCGAGGTCAAGGGCTTCGGGCGGCAGAAAGGCCACACCGAGCTCTATCGCGGGGCGGAATACGTGGTCGATTTCCTGCCCAAGGTGAAGATCGAGGTGGCCGTCACCGACAGCCAGGTCGAGGAGGTGGTGGAAGCCATCGTCAAGGCCGCCGGGACCGGCAAGATCGGCGACGGCAAGGTCTTCGTGTACGACCTGGGCAGCGTGGTGCGCATCCGCACCGGTGAACTGGACGCCGACGCGCTGTAA
- a CDS encoding AlpA family transcriptional regulator, which produces MLGSTHPTSPATGRPTSSNPAPARAERFLRKPEVLSRTGISRSHLYWLMDRGRFPQSIPLSPRVTVWLESDVDAWIANQIPNTHPRVQP; this is translated from the coding sequence ATGCTTGGTTCTACCCACCCAACCTCCCCCGCAACTGGTCGGCCCACAAGCTCGAACCCGGCCCCCGCGCGTGCGGAGCGCTTCCTACGTAAGCCGGAAGTGCTCAGCCGCACCGGCATCTCCCGCTCGCACCTGTACTGGCTGATGGATCGTGGCCGGTTCCCCCAGTCGATCCCCCTTTCCCCGCGCGTGACCGTCTGGCTTGAGTCGGACGTAGACGCGTGGATTGCCAACCAAATTCCCAACACCCACCCACGAGTGCAGCCATGA
- a CDS encoding accessory factor UbiK family protein, which produces MIDLNHLDDLARRLSDMVPPGLRQSREELQATFKTALQAGLGKLDLVTREEFDVQRAVLLRTREKLEALEKTVAELEARGGSAAPRE; this is translated from the coding sequence ATGATCGACCTCAACCACCTCGATGACCTCGCCCGCCGCCTGAGCGACATGGTCCCCCCGGGCCTGCGCCAGTCGCGCGAAGAACTGCAGGCCACCTTCAAGACCGCGCTGCAGGCCGGGCTGGGCAAGCTGGACCTGGTCACCCGCGAGGAATTCGACGTGCAGCGCGCCGTGCTGCTGCGCACCCGCGAGAAGCTGGAGGCGCTGGAGAAGACGGTGGCCGAGCTGGAAGCACGTGGCGGATCGGCTGCGCCGCGCGAGTAA
- the ubiA gene encoding 4-hydroxybenzoate octaprenyltransferase, whose protein sequence is MAYERFEAPEAAPPSRWRHYWKLMRADRPIGTLLLLWPTWWALWLASGGLPPLWTLFVFTAGVWLTRSAGCVINDYADRWLDPHVKRTKDRPLASGAVSGREALALFAGLMIVAFALVLTLNWLTIGMSFIGVFLAASYPYLKRYTHLPQVYLGMAFGWGIPMAFAAVQGEVPVIGWLLYGANILWSTAYDTWYAMVDRDDDLKMGSHSTAILFGDLDLVIQGILYALFLGTMALVGLRAGLGFYYGLGVGVAAGLIAYEFWIARKRERDPCFKAFLHNNWVGAALFAGIAVSLALR, encoded by the coding sequence ATGGCTTACGAACGTTTTGAAGCGCCCGAAGCGGCGCCCCCGTCGCGCTGGCGGCACTACTGGAAGTTGATGCGCGCCGACCGCCCGATCGGCACCCTGCTGCTGCTCTGGCCCACCTGGTGGGCGCTGTGGCTGGCCTCCGGCGGGCTGCCCCCGCTGTGGACGCTGTTCGTGTTCACCGCCGGCGTCTGGCTGACCCGCTCGGCCGGCTGCGTGATCAACGATTACGCCGACCGCTGGCTGGACCCGCACGTCAAGCGCACCAAGGACCGCCCGCTGGCCAGCGGCGCCGTCTCCGGCCGCGAGGCGCTGGCTCTGTTCGCCGGGCTGATGATCGTCGCCTTCGCGCTGGTGTTGACCCTGAACTGGCTCACCATCGGCATGAGCTTCATCGGCGTGTTCCTGGCCGCCAGCTACCCCTACCTGAAGCGCTACACCCACCTGCCGCAGGTTTACCTGGGCATGGCCTTCGGCTGGGGCATCCCGATGGCCTTCGCCGCGGTGCAGGGCGAGGTGCCGGTGATCGGCTGGCTGCTGTACGGCGCCAACATCCTGTGGTCCACCGCGTATGACACCTGGTACGCCATGGTCGACCGCGATGACGACCTGAAAATGGGCTCGCACTCCACCGCGATCCTGTTCGGCGATCTGGACCTGGTCATCCAGGGCATCCTCTATGCGCTGTTCCTGGGCACGATGGCGCTGGTCGGCCTGCGCGCCGGGCTGGGGTTCTATTACGGCCTGGGCGTTGGGGTGGCCGCCGGGCTGATCGCCTACGAGTTCTGGATCGCCCGCAAGCGCGAGCGTGACCCGTGCTTCAAGGCCTTCCTGCACAACAACTGGGTCGGGGCGGCGCTGTTCGCTGGCATCGCGGTGTCGCTGGCACTGCGCTGA
- a CDS encoding glutathione S-transferase family protein gives MGMLVDGTWQEGTAGAADEDGHFKREESTFRDWLSADGRAGPNGEPGVNAAPGQFRLYVSLACPWAHRTLIVRALKGLQDLVPVSVVNWHMGDQGWTFEPGPQVTPEPERGARYLHELYAAAKPGMTGKVTVPVLWDRERGRIVSNESADIIRMFNTAYDQLGAKAGDFYPVALRAEIDQVNERVYATVNNGVYKAGFASTQQAYEEAVGPLFETLTWLDERLQQREWLVGDAITEADIRLFTTLIRFDPVYYVHFKCNVRRIADFAGLHAFVARMMAIPEVADTVNFQHIKHHYYRSHRHLNPSGIVPVGPERAY, from the coding sequence ATGGGCATGCTGGTCGATGGAACATGGCAGGAAGGCACGGCGGGTGCCGCCGATGAGGACGGTCATTTCAAACGCGAGGAATCCACGTTCCGCGACTGGCTGAGCGCCGACGGCCGTGCTGGCCCGAATGGCGAGCCGGGCGTCAACGCGGCGCCTGGGCAGTTCCGCCTGTATGTGAGTCTCGCCTGCCCATGGGCCCACCGGACGTTGATCGTCCGTGCGCTGAAAGGCCTGCAGGATCTGGTGCCGGTCTCGGTGGTCAACTGGCACATGGGTGATCAGGGCTGGACGTTTGAGCCCGGCCCGCAGGTGACGCCGGAGCCTGAACGCGGTGCGCGCTATCTGCATGAACTGTACGCGGCCGCCAAGCCGGGAATGACCGGCAAGGTGACCGTGCCAGTGCTGTGGGATCGCGAGCGCGGGAGAATCGTCAGCAATGAATCAGCGGACATCATCCGCATGTTCAACACCGCCTATGACCAACTGGGTGCGAAGGCCGGTGACTTCTACCCGGTTGCGCTGCGTGCCGAGATCGATCAGGTGAACGAGCGTGTGTACGCGACCGTCAACAACGGTGTGTACAAAGCGGGCTTTGCGTCAACGCAGCAGGCGTACGAGGAGGCGGTTGGGCCGTTGTTCGAGACGCTCACCTGGTTGGACGAGCGCCTTCAGCAACGCGAGTGGCTGGTGGGCGATGCCATCACCGAAGCCGATATCCGTCTGTTCACTACGTTGATCCGCTTTGATCCGGTGTACTACGTGCACTTCAAGTGCAACGTGCGGCGCATTGCCGACTTCGCCGGCCTGCATGCGTTCGTGGCGCGGATGATGGCGATTCCCGAGGTGGCGGATACGGTGAATTTCCAGCACATCAAGCATCACTACTACCGAAGCCATCGGCATCTCAATCCGTCGGGGATCGTGCCGGTGGGTCCGGAGCGGGCCTACTGA
- the yidA gene encoding sugar-phosphatase, producing the protein MDMHHRSGPIELVAVDMDGTLLDPSHTLTPRVMHAIARARAQGVQVVLASGRPVSGMAPFLQQLGIQGEQDYCIACNGALVQNIGSGQRVVEFPLSFEDFVFCERISRELGIHFQALDGRRMYTPNQDISHYTVADSHLSNVPLSYRRVEDMDPAMQFIKLMMIDEPAVLDAAIQRLPSELTDRFAVLKSAPFFLEVFDHRAGKGPSLERLAAHLGVDRANVMAVGDQENDLTMLQFAGTSVAMGNAIPAVKQTARFETATNAEDGVALAIERFVLQDA; encoded by the coding sequence ATGGATATGCACCACCGCTCCGGCCCGATCGAACTGGTCGCCGTCGATATGGACGGGACCCTGCTTGATCCGTCCCACACGCTCACGCCCCGGGTGATGCACGCCATCGCCCGCGCCCGCGCGCAGGGCGTGCAGGTGGTGCTGGCCAGCGGCCGACCGGTGTCTGGCATGGCGCCGTTCCTGCAGCAGCTGGGTATCCAGGGCGAGCAGGATTACTGCATCGCCTGCAACGGCGCGCTGGTGCAGAACATCGGCAGCGGCCAGCGCGTGGTCGAGTTTCCGCTGAGTTTCGAGGACTTCGTGTTCTGTGAGCGGATCTCACGCGAACTCGGTATTCACTTCCAGGCGCTCGATGGCCGGCGCATGTACACGCCCAACCAGGACATCAGCCACTACACCGTGGCCGATTCGCACCTGTCGAACGTGCCGCTGTCGTATCGCCGGGTCGAGGACATGGACCCGGCCATGCAGTTCATCAAACTGATGATGATCGACGAACCCGCGGTGCTGGATGCCGCGATCCAGCGCCTGCCCTCGGAACTGACCGACCGCTTCGCGGTGCTCAAGAGCGCGCCGTTCTTCCTCGAGGTGTTCGACCACCGGGCAGGGAAGGGGCCAAGCCTGGAGAGGCTGGCCGCCCATCTGGGCGTGGACCGGGCCAACGTGATGGCGGTGGGCGATCAGGAGAACGACCTGACCATGCTGCAGTTCGCCGGGACCAGCGTCGCCATGGGCAACGCGATTCCGGCGGTCAAGCAGACCGCGCGCTTCGAGACCGCCACCAACGCCGAGGACGGCGTGGCGCTGGCGATCGAGCGGTTCGTGCTGCAGGACGCCTGA
- a CDS encoding integrase arm-type DNA-binding domain-containing protein yields MSLTDTAIRKTKPTATVQKLRDGGGLYLLLRPDGGRWWRWDYRRPVTGKRNTLSLGTYPDVSLASARERHAAARRLLADGVDPGEQRKAQRAATLERSANTFEAVAAELIAVRAKKMAATSLERQNRILAKDLGPYIGRIPVDGVTARDLLDAIRKIEARGANETAHRARMLASQVFRYAIATGRAVRNPAEDLRGALVPVEVEHFASVTDPAHVGGLLRAIHGYQGTPVVAAALRLAPLVFVRPGELRHALWADIDLVSAEWRFTATKTGQPHIVPLSSQAVAVFRELQPLTGRLAHVFPSMRGKGRPMSENTVNGALRRLGYDSDTMTGHGFRAMARTVLDEVLGFRPDYIEHQLAHAVRDPNGRAYNRTAHLVERAKMMQAWADYLDGLRTSP; encoded by the coding sequence ATGTCGCTCACTGATACCGCAATCCGCAAGACAAAGCCCACGGCAACTGTGCAGAAGCTCCGCGATGGTGGTGGCCTTTACTTGCTACTTCGCCCTGATGGTGGCCGATGGTGGAGATGGGACTACCGTCGTCCCGTGACAGGCAAGCGCAATACTCTTTCGCTGGGAACGTATCCCGATGTCAGCTTGGCCAGCGCACGCGAACGTCATGCAGCGGCGCGCAGATTGCTCGCTGATGGTGTTGATCCTGGCGAGCAGCGCAAAGCGCAAAGGGCAGCGACGCTTGAGCGTTCCGCAAACACCTTCGAGGCTGTGGCTGCCGAGCTGATCGCCGTGAGAGCGAAGAAGATGGCGGCTACGTCGCTTGAGCGCCAGAACCGCATTCTTGCGAAGGATCTAGGCCCATACATCGGACGGATACCTGTCGATGGTGTGACTGCTCGCGACTTGCTGGATGCAATCCGAAAGATAGAAGCGCGCGGCGCAAACGAGACCGCACATCGCGCACGAATGCTGGCAAGCCAGGTCTTTCGCTACGCCATTGCTACAGGCCGTGCAGTCCGTAATCCAGCGGAAGACCTGCGCGGCGCACTCGTCCCTGTCGAGGTCGAGCACTTCGCCAGCGTCACCGATCCTGCGCATGTTGGCGGCCTGCTCCGCGCTATCCACGGATACCAGGGGACCCCCGTCGTAGCTGCAGCACTCCGCTTGGCGCCGCTCGTGTTCGTGCGTCCTGGCGAACTACGGCACGCTCTCTGGGCAGACATTGACCTTGTGTCCGCAGAATGGCGCTTCACTGCAACCAAGACCGGGCAGCCACATATTGTCCCGCTCTCGTCGCAGGCCGTTGCGGTGTTCCGCGAACTACAGCCGCTGACCGGCCGCCTCGCGCACGTCTTCCCCAGCATGCGAGGCAAGGGCCGCCCCATGAGCGAAAACACCGTCAACGGCGCGCTCCGGCGATTGGGCTATGACTCGGACACCATGACCGGTCATGGCTTCCGTGCAATGGCGCGCACCGTCCTGGACGAAGTGCTGGGTTTCCGCCCGGACTACATCGAGCACCAGCTGGCTCACGCTGTGCGTGATCCAAACGGAAGGGCGTACAACCGTACGGCCCACTTGGTCGAGCGCGCAAAAATGATGCAGGCGTGGGCGGACTATCTGGACGGTCTGCGGACCTCCCCCTGA
- a CDS encoding toprim domain-containing protein yields the protein MNRPDGFLAVLRAAGLMLDRVTPDGRLRRVRAQGDSNGQRSGWYVLHPGPPMAGAYGNWKTGHSESWCDGGGEALSEAERAKLREVVVRAQRQQQAELAQRQGAARQLARERWLRADAAPADHPYLVAKGVGVHGLRQLDGLLLVPLRDAEGRLWSLQTIAVDGSKRFLAGGRKRGLYYPVGRPVSDVVCVAEGYATAATIHEVTGHPTAVAFDAGNLEPVACALRAKYPSAVIVVCADDDAATAARLGINPGLVNAQRAADAVGGVVAMPPRPSNETTS from the coding sequence ATGAACCGTCCTGATGGCTTCCTGGCGGTGCTGCGCGCCGCCGGGCTGATGCTCGATAGGGTGACGCCCGATGGCCGTCTGCGCCGCGTGCGCGCCCAAGGCGACAGTAACGGCCAGCGCAGCGGTTGGTATGTGCTGCACCCCGGTCCACCTATGGCCGGTGCCTACGGCAACTGGAAGACCGGCCACAGTGAGTCTTGGTGCGACGGTGGGGGCGAGGCATTGAGCGAGGCCGAGCGGGCCAAGCTGCGCGAGGTTGTAGTGCGCGCGCAGCGACAGCAGCAGGCCGAGCTCGCCCAGCGGCAGGGCGCTGCCCGCCAGCTGGCGCGTGAGCGCTGGCTGCGCGCTGATGCGGCCCCTGCCGATCATCCCTACCTCGTAGCCAAGGGCGTGGGCGTGCATGGACTGCGGCAGCTGGATGGGTTGCTGCTGGTGCCTTTGCGCGATGCTGAGGGGCGGCTGTGGAGCCTGCAAACCATTGCAGTTGATGGGAGCAAGCGCTTTCTGGCCGGGGGCCGCAAACGCGGCCTGTACTACCCCGTAGGTCGGCCTGTCAGCGACGTGGTGTGCGTCGCCGAAGGGTACGCCACTGCCGCCACCATCCATGAGGTCACTGGCCACCCCACCGCCGTCGCATTCGATGCCGGGAACCTTGAGCCGGTGGCCTGCGCGCTGCGGGCCAAGTACCCCTCAGCGGTCATTGTGGTGTGCGCCGACGACGACGCCGCCACCGCAGCTCGCTTGGGCATCAATCCCGGCCTGGTCAACGCACAGCGCGCAGCCGATGCGGTGGGCGGTGTGGTGGCCATGCCGCCGCGCCCCAGCAATGAGACCACTTCCTGA
- a CDS encoding YifB family Mg chelatase-like AAA ATPase: MSLALVHSRARAGVKAPAVRIEVFLSGGLPHTQIVGLPAAAVRESRDRVRAALICARFEFPQRRITINLAPADLPKEGGRFDLAIALGILAASGQIDAQSLDKYEFLGELALTGELRGVDGVLPAAIAAAGDGRSLIVAAANSEEAALAQHADVRIARTLLEVCSALESGTLPPAVAAATVPVSIPDLRDVRGQLQARRALEVAAAGGHHLLLLGTPGCGKTLLASRLPGILPAASELEALEAATIASCSGQGIDAGRWRQRPYRAPHHTASAVALIGGGSHPRPGEISLAHNGVLFLDELPEWSRHALEVMREPIESGVAVVSRAARTERFPARFQLVAAMNPCPCGWAGDRSGRCLCSEEVIQRYRGRVSGPLMDRIDLHVEVPRLDPRELRDDAPLGEDSASVRARVVAARDVQLLRSGKANAQLLPFELSAHCRLSREDQQLLEDAVERLQLSARSMHRILRVARTLADLGHAQNIETAHVAEAIGYRQLDRGGGG; this comes from the coding sequence ATGAGCCTCGCGCTGGTGCACAGCCGTGCCCGCGCCGGTGTGAAAGCCCCTGCCGTGCGCATCGAGGTGTTCCTCTCTGGTGGGCTGCCGCATACCCAGATCGTTGGGCTACCTGCGGCGGCCGTGCGGGAATCGCGCGACCGCGTGCGCGCCGCGCTGATCTGCGCGCGGTTCGAGTTTCCGCAGCGGCGGATCACCATCAACCTGGCTCCCGCCGATCTGCCCAAGGAAGGCGGCCGATTCGATCTGGCCATTGCGCTCGGCATCCTCGCCGCCAGTGGCCAGATCGATGCGCAATCCCTGGACAAGTACGAATTCCTGGGCGAGCTGGCCCTCACCGGCGAGCTGCGCGGTGTAGACGGTGTCCTGCCTGCCGCGATCGCAGCCGCCGGGGATGGCCGGAGCCTGATCGTGGCTGCGGCCAACAGTGAAGAGGCGGCGTTGGCCCAACATGCCGACGTACGCATCGCACGCACTCTGCTGGAAGTCTGCAGCGCCCTTGAAAGCGGCACGCTGCCACCGGCTGTGGCCGCCGCCACGGTGCCGGTCAGCATTCCCGACCTGCGCGATGTGCGCGGGCAGCTGCAGGCGCGCCGGGCGCTGGAAGTCGCGGCGGCCGGCGGGCACCACCTGCTGCTGCTCGGCACGCCGGGCTGCGGCAAGACGCTGCTCGCGTCGCGTCTGCCCGGCATCCTGCCCGCGGCCAGCGAGCTCGAGGCCCTGGAAGCGGCGACCATTGCCTCCTGCAGCGGCCAGGGCATTGATGCGGGGCGCTGGCGGCAGCGGCCCTATAGAGCGCCGCACCATACCGCCAGCGCGGTGGCGCTGATCGGCGGCGGCTCGCATCCCAGGCCAGGCGAGATCTCGCTGGCACACAACGGGGTGTTGTTCCTGGACGAACTCCCGGAGTGGAGCCGGCACGCGCTCGAGGTCATGCGCGAGCCGATCGAATCCGGGGTCGCCGTGGTCAGCCGCGCGGCAAGGACGGAGCGCTTTCCCGCGCGGTTCCAGCTGGTTGCGGCGATGAACCCCTGCCCTTGCGGCTGGGCGGGGGATCGCAGTGGCCGCTGTCTCTGCAGCGAAGAGGTCATCCAGCGTTACCGGGGGCGGGTTTCCGGGCCCTTGATGGACCGCATCGACCTGCATGTGGAAGTGCCGCGGCTGGACCCGCGCGAGCTGCGCGATGACGCGCCGCTGGGCGAAGACAGCGCGAGTGTTCGCGCCCGGGTGGTGGCCGCGCGCGACGTGCAGCTGCTGCGCAGTGGGAAAGCCAACGCCCAACTACTGCCGTTCGAGCTGAGCGCGCATTGCCGGTTGTCGCGGGAGGATCAGCAGCTGTTGGAGGATGCTGTGGAACGGTTGCAGCTGTCGGCGCGCTCGATGCATCGCATCCTGCGGGTGGCGAGGACGCTGGCGGATCTGGGGCATGCCCAGAACATCGAGACCGCGCATGTGGCGGAGGCGATCGGGTATCGGCAGTTGGATCGGGGTGGTGGTGGGTGA
- a CDS encoding ogr/Delta-like zinc finger family protein — protein MTRSRAFLRCPHCDTPSVTRTSVMHSKLLRESVQQCRNALCGHTFSAYTEIVRTHTRSACPRGDVDLPVSTYAERSALSEKAEKQSSAIRKARQ, from the coding sequence ATGACCCGTTCCAGAGCGTTCCTGCGTTGCCCGCATTGCGATACCCCGTCGGTTACCCGTACCAGCGTCATGCACTCCAAACTTCTGCGCGAATCGGTCCAGCAATGCCGCAATGCACTGTGCGGCCACACGTTCTCCGCCTATACCGAAATCGTGCGCACGCACACTCGCAGTGCGTGTCCGCGAGGGGACGTTGATCTGCCGGTCAGCACGTATGCGGAGCGGTCGGCGCTTAGTGAGAAAGCGGAAAAACAGAGTTCTGCCATCCGCAAGGCGAGGCAATGA